The Niabella beijingensis genomic interval TATACAATAAGCTGGAAATGGACCTGAAGAACATCAAAAGCATCCAGAAGATTGCCAATATAAAGCCCTTCCGGCCGATGAATGAACTGATCAAAAAAAACCTGGACAGTTCGGAAGGCGTTAAAGTATTACCAACCTACCTGACCGAATCGATCTCGGACTATTATTTTCAGAAAAAACCCCTGCGCCGGCGGGAGGAAATAAAAGGCGTCAACACCAACGGTATAAAGAACGAAAGCATGGTGAAATTCCTGGGAGGAATGGACCAGGTGATCAATATTTACAATGATTTTATCAATGTCTTCAATAAAGAATTTATCAGCCCTGTAAGCAGCAATGGTGATTTTTATTATAAATACAATTTGAGCGATACCCAGCGGATCGGGGGAATCAAATATTATCACCTGGTATTTACACCGCGGCGTCAGGGTATGAATACATTTGAGGGCGACTGCTGGGTGGAAGGGGGCAGTTTTGCCGTACAAAAAATGAACCTCCGGCTTGACAAAAAAGCGGACATCAATTTCCTGGAACGTCTCAGCCTGATACAGGAATATAAAAAGATCAATGACAGCACCTGGTTCATCGCAAAAGATAAGCTGGTGGTCGATTTCTCTCCTTTTAGTAACCGCGTGCCGGGGATCATCGGTCGCAAAACAAGCACCTACCAGCATGTGCTGGTAAATGATACCATAGTACGGAACCGGTTGCTGCAAAATAAGCTGCAGGAGGAAATAATCATTAAAGCGGGTTCTGGACAAAAGGACCGCATGTACTGGGACAGTGCGCGGCATGAAGGGCTCACCGCAACGGAAATGGGGATCATTAAAATGATGGACACTATTGTAAATGCTGCTCCTTTCCGGAAGATCACCAAGCAGGTTGGGTTTCTGGCCACAGGCTATATCAACATCGGTAACGTTGAACTCGGATCGGCCTATAACTGGTTTACCGGTAATGCGTGGGAAGGGTTCCGGACACGGTTTGATATAGCGAGTAACAAACATTTTAATAAAAAATTCCGGTGGCACACCTACCTGGCATATGGATTTGGCGATAAAAAACTAAAAGGGGAAGGAGAATTGTTCTACCTGCCTAAAAAGGATCCCCGGCAATACTGGTATCTCGGGTATAAAAAGGATCTTGACTTCGGGCAGGTTTATTTCGGGGAGATCACTTCGGATAATATTTTTGCCTTTGCGATAAGGAAACCCAATATTCCGCTGAAGTTTATCAGCCTGGAAAAATGGCAGTTTGAATTTTTCAATGAGACCCGCGGCGGCTTTTCTACCTTGCTGGGCCTGAATTCCCGTACCTATACGCCTTTAAAGAACCTGGTGCCGGCCGATTCATTCGGTACCGGCACTCATCCGCTGCGGGCAACAGAAGTTTCGCTGCGGCTCCGGTATGCTTTCCAGGAAAAATTTATTGAATCCCATTTTTACAGAAGCAGCCTCGGCAGTCCTTACCCCATTGTGGAAGCCACTCTTTCAAAAGGCGTTTCAGGATTGCTGGGCGGGCGGTATAATTACACAAAGATCCAGGGAAGTGTATCCGATAATATAAAAACGCCGCCGTTCGGCATCATCTCCTACCAGGCTTACGGAGGTAAAACTTTTGGCACATTGCCTTATACGTTTTTAAATGTGGCGCCGGGTAATGAGCTTTATTATTACAACAAATATGCGTTCAATATGATGAACCGCTATGAGTTTATTCATGACCAGTTCCTGGGCATCAATTTTGAGCACAATATAGGCAATGGCATCTTCAAGGCGATCCCGGCGCTTAAGTTCCGGCAGTTCTATACCGTCAAGGCCCTTTGGGGATCGCTTTCAGCGGAGAACAAGGCATTGAATTTTAAAGAAGGCCATAATTTCCAGTCGCTGGACGGCAAGACCTACCTGGAAGTGGGAACGGGGATCGATAATATCCTTCATTTCCTGCGCGTGGATTTTATCTGGCGCCTGCTGCCAAATGACCCGCTTAAGACTACCGAACGGTTTGGCGTGTTCGGCAGTATCCGGCTGAACCTTTGACCGGTGCTATTTTTTTGCGGCCTCGTAGATCTCCAGGGCATCTCCTTTGCCGCAGATGACCATTGCAGCCAGGTCTATAAACAGACCATGTTCTACAATCCCGGTGATATGATCCAGCTCCTTTGCCAATGCGGCCGGGGCGTTGATCAGTCCGAAGTCGACATCAAGAATAAAATTACCCTGGTCTGTCTGAAATGCGTTCCCGTTTTTATGGCGCAATGTGGCATTGCCTTTGAGTAAATGCAGCCGTTTTGTTACCGCATTCACCGCAAAGGGGATTACTTCTATCGGAACTTTAAAAGCCCCTAATTGTTCCACCTCTTTGGAACCATCCGCGATGATGATCTGGGTGGTTGTAATGGACGCTACAATTTTTTCACGCAGCAGCGCACCACCGCCGCCTTTGATCAGTTGCAGGTCGCGGGTGAATTCGTCTGCCCCGTCAATGGTAATATCGATCTGCTGAACAGTATTAATGTCTGCCAGCGGGATCTGCCATTCTATTGCCAGCTGCCGGGTTGCCTCCGATGTGGGAATGGCCTGTATCTGCAAGCCCTCCCGAACCATTTTACCTATTTCACAAATGGCAAAATAGGCGGTGGAACCCGTTCCCAGTCCAACAATTTGCCCGCCCGTTACAAAGGATACGGCCTTTAATGCCGCATTGATTTTTTCCTGGTCGTTCATTTTTTATAAGGTCCTTTTAAAGATGTATTTGATCCAGCACGCTGTTAATGATCCGGCATGCCTTGTTTATTTCTTCGCTGGTGATGGTCAGCGGCGGACAGATACGGAAGCAGGATGCAGCAAATAAGAACCAGTCGGTAAACACGCCGGTTCCCTCATGTTGCAATAACCGGTCAATGACCTTTTTATTGGTTTCAAAGGAGTCAAATTCCACGGCCATCCACAAGCCAAAGGAGCGGATGCTCTTTATCGACGGATGCCGCAGCAGCGAAAGAAAAAGTTGTTCCTTTTGGGATACGCTTTGCGGAAGCGACTCATTCAGTAATACCTGCAGTGCCGCCTGCCCGGCAGCACAGGAAACAGGATGCCCGCCAAAAGTAGTGATATGCCCCAGTACAGGGTTGTCGGCCAGGGTTATCATAATATCCCGGTTACTTACGAACGCACCCAGCGGCATACCGCCGCCCAGGGCCTTGCCTAAAAGCAGGATATCAGGTACAATACCAAAATGTTCAAAACCCCAAAGTTTCCCGGTACGGCCAAAACCGGCCTGTATCTCATCCAGGACCAGCAATGTGCGGGTTTCCGTGCATCGTTTTCTTACGGCCTGCAGCCAGTGCGGATCCGGGGCAATAACACCTCCCTCCGCCTGTATGGTTTCCAGGAT includes:
- a CDS encoding aspartate aminotransferase family protein, encoding MNQRELFLRHVGQTSLAPLALEISSARGCHLFDVNNKEYIDLIGGISVANTGHGHPAVREAIDQQLDRYLHVMVYGEVIQSPQVQYARLLTDHLPDTLNSVYFTNSGAEAVEGAMKLAKRYTGRTRIIAAKNSYHGSTQGALSIIGDEYWRNAYRPLLPDILHIDYNSYSWLDQIDDSTACVILETIQAEGGVIAPDPHWLQAVRKRCTETRTLLVLDEIQAGFGRTGKLWGFEHFGIVPDILLLGKALGGGMPLGAFVSNRDIMITLADNPVLGHITTFGGHPVSCAAGQAALQVLLNESLPQSVSQKEQLFLSLLRHPSIKSIRSFGLWMAVEFDSFETNKKVIDRLLQHEGTGVFTDWFLFAASCFRICPPLTITSEEINKACRIINSVLDQIHL
- the rpiA gene encoding ribose-5-phosphate isomerase RpiA, whose translation is MNDQEKINAALKAVSFVTGGQIVGLGTGSTAYFAICEIGKMVREGLQIQAIPTSEATRQLAIEWQIPLADINTVQQIDITIDGADEFTRDLQLIKGGGGALLREKIVASITTTQIIIADGSKEVEQLGAFKVPIEVIPFAVNAVTKRLHLLKGNATLRHKNGNAFQTDQGNFILDVDFGLINAPAALAKELDHITGIVEHGLFIDLAAMVICGKGDALEIYEAAKK
- a CDS encoding DUF5686 family protein, translated to MRMLRWAFCCGLILLSGVVVWGQNSISGVVRDRHSEELVPFVSFQFKNTNAGFIADSAGNFHFEADNWPSDSLEISTVGYESKTMAVGSLKKGMFIYLEPRTYDDGVVVRAKVDMGLWLWKNIVKHKPQNDRFRRFDNFYYELYNKLEMDLKNIKSIQKIANIKPFRPMNELIKKNLDSSEGVKVLPTYLTESISDYYFQKKPLRRREEIKGVNTNGIKNESMVKFLGGMDQVINIYNDFINVFNKEFISPVSSNGDFYYKYNLSDTQRIGGIKYYHLVFTPRRQGMNTFEGDCWVEGGSFAVQKMNLRLDKKADINFLERLSLIQEYKKINDSTWFIAKDKLVVDFSPFSNRVPGIIGRKTSTYQHVLVNDTIVRNRLLQNKLQEEIIIKAGSGQKDRMYWDSARHEGLTATEMGIIKMMDTIVNAAPFRKITKQVGFLATGYINIGNVELGSAYNWFTGNAWEGFRTRFDIASNKHFNKKFRWHTYLAYGFGDKKLKGEGELFYLPKKDPRQYWYLGYKKDLDFGQVYFGEITSDNIFAFAIRKPNIPLKFISLEKWQFEFFNETRGGFSTLLGLNSRTYTPLKNLVPADSFGTGTHPLRATEVSLRLRYAFQEKFIESHFYRSSLGSPYPIVEATLSKGVSGLLGGRYNYTKIQGSVSDNIKTPPFGIISYQAYGGKTFGTLPYTFLNVAPGNELYYYNKYAFNMMNRYEFIHDQFLGINFEHNIGNGIFKAIPALKFRQFYTVKALWGSLSAENKALNFKEGHNFQSLDGKTYLEVGTGIDNILHFLRVDFIWRLLPNDPLKTTERFGVFGSIRLNL